Proteins from one Drosophila gunungcola strain Sukarami chromosome 3R, Dgunungcola_SK_2, whole genome shotgun sequence genomic window:
- the LOC128266304 gene encoding uncharacterized protein LOC128266304 isoform X7: MFGCIYQLWDWLEAPPLFTAGTMDAKKLQQLQEAAILAQQQKKLPLAYQTNLVDYRTAAYSQALYQQSPTATSSSGGGPLSPIELQPQSKHHNHNHNLMKHGGGGGTSSSSHSSPYHQSYSSSGGTAAGEQLYQSPTERTYLAAAGRLQASNAIAGHHPISALQSQYQQLQAAKMQAQMATQSEAAQQQQRTFAMRQAMNPPTNHYHMSQSPSMVSNMTTMTQQQQQQQQQHQQQQRAPPSSLNLQNQYQPAQGPLKLQHQHQQQQLQQQQQPAMPKHYQEQLYAQQQQLQQQLQQQQLQQQQQQQQQQQQHRHKNDLQTPGSEHGTVYIQQNHPGHVVNQACQTQISAVKPKATPSSEESSSNSAKSPTHAPLDRKKSAGSIQALKSPITKRPPSTPVTLSGWLHKQGSDGLKVWRKRWFVLAEYCLYYYKGPEEEKLLGSVLLPSYRVSACLPEDKIYRKFAFKCEHQNMRTYWLAADNAESMMQWVRALAAASLMQAPSSGESDPSVNSSLNHSGENSDSGIHTMQSHLGKGQPTPSSENAGSSGGGSGQPLYANAPPKPRRINDGGYSSPSPEHNEQQQQQQQQQHPSRRLMSPTQQLYQQQQQHQRSQQQQQQQQQQQQPQQHHAIYDTRTGHVSTALQLQQAQQQYSLDHLEAQFQQQQLDMEEQIARLQQQRAAEEIYGEREMYMAKLMQQRQGPNGAYPTQQQLLQAERRTPDAYGRSKQQRLFAAAAAAADYEDIYNMSQLAGGAGGAMSAQEALLQEAASYRRPLSPPSYDASKHVPAMPQRYTPNHLEASAADQLINTMDLRARTAAAIVRPHSADFLEYEARAEAAAAAAAAAVAQSQQESGRAPRPKSSLDINRTPDSFYYSEASYADKMRKSALYLQSGGGGGGGGGAGAAQPQQAGNYRTAAGDFGSGVNTIGYENPYERAYKRQELLAEAQAQGGAASSMPRMSRSASQGRSVASQLQSPQQEDLPPLNVHPGSIFPPSMSTQEIISKNEQFLRSASARLPKRAGGMDDDYSAGNSTTTSPTSGGGGGASNSPQHHQDGERKREESMKRLLEWKQRMLQSPLTRKGIQQGGSNMSAMSKLGSNPNILLSSTAVASGARYAPHAGKTGLVGNGNGNGNGNGSAAAAGSAASTSGIQRSRSDSQANVGPGGVVYNNYSSDDEASISVRNVNNLPMGNLTVKPDPSDVQPESAFAPYYGGAAETKYAKNTVLTDRGLYAGNGLATSTPQNHQQFRMRRTGSRAEIDMLERETSSQIRNLDVSAGDLLSRTHEELVLLLIQLRRQSSQTARAIEQCCSDIHDVQNRLRSAEGLTRAESIQRLDYLKQHLLDLERHYEKSKPLVNLVDNMVKLGSLYRNDANGRVQPATLDRLEFNQRMQERQMLQEEQQQWERLSPNQAELQAKVRELYQLDQLLQEESGILQSLQRDKEDLERALGGLRARIHDSNATPMALEAAKKQQHILERELSRVHQLLADNSKVSKKLEQTVAGNARLEQELLLLRQKVQATRGATTNGMGSDGSHINGDQTAAVLASELERVQSLVGDMQRQRHELSSAVRQLTENSTRLYQEIGNKEMNGGGSTNGSLKKRSNSTSWTETDLDANMLRCGSRQQLNDSTLNLSTPLYVDTNSSSKLSDYNRYNGGGSSDALEMSGVDSDGFLDSNPFALGLEKQEIKTVRIVKRESERRNRDRSERGLSSSIQNLDQVLEEEQYAQQQREHQQMYAQSLEEQMSNGHHSRSKSLPRNYSEPPKQRHSRHQNGKQNGHHFNGGYDYDRNSNYEHQPPPPPAPQSNGHGHHHHSQREQREQREQREHLNPLANAYFAKQLQQQVNPSRDSARVALRTKTDSLQSLNKSLTDISPEPVFQSVAARQIINEMSAGSASEDTEKAVEKVPPHHKHRRAVPREKRRHYTAPNNVNQKAMEKVQAENDMNRNNTNWRARDDLDMEVALRPRMNAPDVIRSALGQGEKISENTIDNLLLAPNKIVIPERYIPETTPELSPEEKKRRQEKVESIKKMLSEAPISSNENESLPPSKITAEKKQREHLLQLNQILAQQVMQVSKIVADD, from the exons atgtttGGCTGCATTTATCAGCTGTGGGACTG GTTGGAGGCGCCGCCGCTCTTCACCGCCGGCACCATGGACGCAAagaagctgcagcagctgcaggagGCAGCGATCCTggcgcagcagcagaagaagcTGCCGCTGGCCTACCAGACGAATCTCGTGGACTACCGGACGGCGGCCTACAGTCAGGCCTTGTACCAGCAGTCGCCCACGGCCACCAGCTCGAGCGGTGGAGGACCCCTATCGCCGATCGAGCTGCAGCCGCAGTCGAAGCaccacaaccacaaccacaaccTGATGAAGcacggcggtggcggcggaaCGTCCAGCAGTTCGCACAGTTCGCCCTACCATCAGTCGTATTCGAGCAGCGGCGGCACGGCGGCGGGGGAGCAGCTGTACCAGTCGCCCACGGAGCGAACCTATCTGGCGGCGGCCGGCAGATTGCAGGCCAGCAATGCCATCGCCGGACATCATCCCATTTCGGCGCTGCAGTCGCAGTACCAGCAATTGCAGGCGGCCAAAATGCAGGCCCAGATGGCCACCCAAAGCGAGgctgcccagcagcagcagcggacTTTCGCCATGCGACAGGCCATGAACCCGCCCACAAATCACTATCACATGAGTCAGTCGCCCAGCATGGTGTCCAATATGACCACGATgacccagcagcaacagcaacagcagcagcagcaccagcagcaacagagaGCTCCACCCTCttctttaaatttgcaaaatcaATACCAACCTGCTCAGGGCCCTCTGAAGTtgcaacatcaacatcagcaacagcagctgcagcagcagcagcaacctgCCATGCCCAAACACTACCAGGAGCAATTGTacgcacagcagcaacagctgcagcagcagttgcaacagcaacagttgcaacagcaacagcagcaacagcaacagcagcagcaacatcgtcACAAGAATGACCTGCAAACACCGGGCAGTGAACACGGCACCGTGTACATCCAGCAGAATCATCCCGGTCATGTGGTGAACCAGGCATGCCAGACCCAAATATCGGCCGTGAAGCCCAAAGCCACGCCCAGTTCCGAGGAGTCGTCGTCGAACTCGGCCAAGAGTCCCACCCACGCACCGCTGGATCGGAAGAAGAGCGCCGGCTCCATTCAGGCCTTGAAGTCACCCATCACGAAGAGACCACCCTCCACGCCGGTGACCTTGTCGGGTTGGCTGCACAAGCAGGGCTCCGACGGCCTAAAGGTGTGGCGCAAGCGCTGGTTCGTCCTCGCCGAGTACTGCCTGTACTACTACAAGGGGCCCGAGGAGGAGAAGCTGCTGGGCTCGGTGCTGCTGCCCTCATATCGCGTATCCGCCTGCTTGCCCGAGGACAAGATCTATCGCAAATTTGCCTTCAAGTGTGAGCATCAGAATATGCGAACCTATTGGCTGGCGGCGGACAATGCCGAGTCCATGATGCAGTGGGTGAGAGCTTTGGCGGCGGCCAGTCTGATGCAGGCGCCCAGCAGCGGGGAATCGGATCCCAGTGTGAATTCCTCGCTGAATCACAGTGGCGAGAACTCCGACTCGGGCATTCACACAATGCAATCGCATCTCGGCAAGGGGCAGCCCACACCCTCGTCGGAAAATGCCGGCAGCAGCGGGGGCGGCAGTGGTCAGCCTCTCTATGCAAATGCACCGCCCAAGCCGAGGCGCATCAACGATGGCGGCTACTCATCGCCATCGCCCGAGCACAacgaacagcagcagcagcagcagcagcagcaacatcctAGTCGCCGCCTTATGTCGCCCACGCAGCAACtctaccagcagcagcagcaacatcaacgatctcagcagcaacagcaacagcaacagcagcagcagcaaccgcaGCAACATCATGCCATCTACGACACGCGAACGGGCCACGTGTCCACCGCCTTGCAGCTGCAACAGGCCCAGCAGCAGTACTCACTGGACCACCTGGAGGCGCAgttccagcagcaacagctggACATGGAGGAGCAGATCGCCaggctgcagcagcagcgggcCGCCGAGGAGATCTACGGCGAGCGGGAGATGTACATGGCCAAGCTGATGCAGCAGCGGCAGGGTCCGAATGGGGCATACCCCACCCAGCAGCAGCTGTTGCAGGCGGAGCGGCGCACTCCGGATGCCTATGGGCGGTCCAAGCAGCAGCGGCTCTTTgccgccgcagccgccgcagcgGACTACGAAGACATCTACAACATGTCGCAGTTGGCGGGCGGTGCCGGAGGAGCCATGTCCGCCCAGGAGGCGCTCCTGCAGGAGGCGGCCAGCTACCGGCGACCCCTCAGCCCGCCCAGCTACGATGCCAGCAAGCACGTACCGGCGATGCCCCAGCGGTACACACCCAATCATTTGGAG GCCAGTGCCGCTGATCAACTAATCAATACCATGGACTTGCGTGCCCGCACGGCGGCGGCCATAGTGCGTCCCCACTCCGCGGACTTCCTGGAGTATGAGGCTCGTGCCGAGGCAGCTgcagccgctgccgccgcgGCGGTGGCCCAAAGTCAGCAGGAGAGTGGGCGTGCCCCGCGGCCCAAGTCCAGTTTGGACATCAATCGTACTCCGGACAGCTTCTACTACTCGGAGGCCAGCTATGCGGACAAGATGCGGAAGAGTGCACTCTATTTGCagagcggcggcggcggaggaggaggaggaggagctggagctgcTCAGCCGCAGCAGGCGGGCAACTACCGCACTGCAGCGGGAGATTTCGGCTCAGGGGTGAACACCATTGGCTACGAGAATCCCTACGAGCGGGCCTACAAGCGGCAGGAGCTGCTGGCCGAGGCACAGGCCCAGGGTGGAGCGGCCAGCAGTATGCCGCGCATGAGCCGGTCCGCCAGCCAAGGTCGCTCGGTGGCCTCGCAGCTGCAGTCGCCGCAGCAGGAGGACCTGCCGCCGCTCAACGTGCATCCGGGCTCCATTTTCCCGCCCTCGATGTCCACGCAGGAGATCATCAGCAAGAATGAGCAGTTCCTGCGCTCCGCCAGTGCCCGGCTGCCCAAGAGAGCGGGCGGCATGGACGATGACTACTCGGCCGGGAACTCCACCACCACTTCGCCGACGTCcggcggaggaggcggtgCCTCCAACTCGCCGCAGCACCATCAGGATGGCGAGCGGAAGCGGGAGGAGTCCATGAAGCGGCTGCTCGAGTGGAAGCAGCGCATGCTGCAGTCACCTCTGACCCGCAAGGGCATACAGCAGGGCGGCAGCAACATGTCCGCCATGTCCAAGCTGGGCAGCAATCCGAACATCCTGCTATCGTCCACGGCGGTGGCCAGTGGAGCACGCTATGCCCCCCATGCGGGCAAAACGGGACTGGtgggcaatggcaatggcaatggaaatggaaatggcagtGCCGCGGCAGCTGGGAGTGCAGCATCAACATCGGGAATCCAACGATCCCGATCCGACAGCCAGGCCAACGTGGGACCCGGCGGAGTGGTGTACAACAACTACTCCTCGGACGACGAGG CCTCGATTTCGGTGCGCAATGTGAACAATCTGCCCATGGGCAATCTGACGGTGAAGCCGGATCCCTCGGATGTCCAGCCGGAGTCCGCCTTTGCCCCGTACTACGGCGGAGCGGCGGAGACGAAGTACGCCAAGAACACCGTGCTCACGGATCGCGGACTTTACGCCGGAAACGGCCTGGCCACATCCACGCCCCAAAATCATCAGCAATTCCGGATGCGCCGCACCGGAAGTAGGGCGGAAATCGATATGCTGGAGCGCGAGACGAGTAGCCAGATCAGG AACTTGGATGTGTCGGCCGGGGATTTGCTGAGTCGCACCCACGAGGAGCTGGTCCTTCTGCTGATCCAGTTGAGGAGGCAGAGCAGCCAGACTGCCAGAGCCATCGAGCAGTGCTGCAGCGACATTCACGATGTGCAG AATCGCCTGCGCAGTGCCGAGGGTTTGACTAGAGCCGAAAGCATCCAGCGATTGGACTACTTGAAGCAACACCTTTTGGACTTGGAACGGCATTACGAGAAGAGCAAGCCGCTGGTCAATTTGGTAGACAACATGGTCAAGCTGGGTTCGCTGTATCGGAACGATGCCAATGGCAGAGTCCAACCAGCCACTCTGGATCGCCTGGAGTTCAATCAGCGGATGCAGGAGCGTCAAATgctgcaggaggagcagcagcagtgggAGCGCCTCAGTCCCAATCAGGCTGAGTTACAG GCCAAGGTGCGTGAACTCTACCAACTGGATCAGCTGCTGCAGGAGGAGTCGGGCATTCTGCAGAGTCTGCAGCGCGACAAGGAGGACCTCGAGCGTGCCTTGGGCGGATTGAGGGCTCGCATCCACGACAGCAATGCCACGCCCATGGCCCTGGAGGCGGCCAAAAAGCAGCAGCACATTCTGGAACGCGAACTTTCGCGTGTCCATCAACTGCTGGCCGACAACTCAAAGGTATCCAAG AAACTGGAGCAGACAGTGGCCGGTAATGCGCGgctggagcaggagctgcTCCTTCTCCGCCAGAAGGTGCAGGCCACCCGCGGAGCGACCACCAACGGAATGGGCAGCGATGGCTCCCACATCAATGGCGACCAGACTGCCGCCGTTTTGGCCTCGGAATTGGAGCGTGTGCAATCTCTGGTGGGCGATATGCAAAGGCAACGTCACGAACTCAGCTCGGCCGTGCGCCAGCTGACGGAGAACTCGACCAGGTTGTACCAGGAGATTGGCAACAAGGAGATGAACGGCGGTGGGTCCACCAATGGCAGTCTGAAGAAGCGCAGCAACTCCACCAGCTGGACGGAAACGGATCTGGATGCCAATATGCTGCGATGTGGTAGTCGTCAGCAGCTGAACGACTCGACCTTGAACCTATCCACGCCCCTCTATGTGGACACGAATAGCTCCAGCAAGTTGAGCGACTACAATCGGTACAatggcggcggcagcagcgatGCCCTGGAGATGAGTGGGGTGGATAGCGATGGCTTCCTGGACAGCAACCCCTTTGCCCTTGGCCTGGAAAAGCAGGAAATTAAGACGGTGAGGATTGTGAAACGGGAATCGGAACGCAGGAATCGCGACCGCAGCGAAAGGGGTCTGAGCAGCTCTATCCAGAATCTGGATCAGGTCTTGGAGGAGGAGCAGTATGCCCAGCAGCAGAGGGAGCATCAGCAAATGTACGCCCAGAGCTTGGAGGAGCAGATGAGCAATGGCCACCACAGTCGCTCCAAGTCGCTGCCCCGAAACTACAGTGAGCCCCCGAAGCAGCGGCACAGTCGCCACCAGAATGGCAAGCAGAATGGTCACCACTTCAATGGTGGCTACGATTACGATCGGAACAGCAACTACGAGCACCAGCCACCGCCACCTCCGGCTCCCCAGAGCAATGGCCATGGACACCACCATCACTCGCAGAGGGAGCAGCGCGAGCAGCGCGAGCAGCGGGAGCACCTCAATCCACTGGCCAATGCCTACTTCGCCAagcagctccagcagcagGTTAATCCCTCGCGGGACAGTGCCCGCGTGGCGCTGCGCACCAAGACGGACTCGCTGCAGAGCCTCAACAAGAGCCTAACGGACATCAGTCCGGAGCCAGTGTTCCAGAGCGTGGCCGCCCGCCAGATCATCAACGAAATGTCCGCCGGCTCGGCATCGGAGGACACCGAGAAGGCGGTGGAGAAGGTGCCACCGCACCACAAACATCGAAGGGCGGTGCCCAGGGAGAAGAGGCGCCACTACACTGCGCCGAACAATGTCAACCAGAAGGCCATGGAGAAGGTGCAGGCCGAGAACGATATGAATCGAAAT AACACAAACTGGCGAGCTCGCGACGATTTGGACATGGAGGTGGCCCTCAGACCTCGAATGAATGCCCCCGATGTGATTCGTTCTGCTTTAGGGCAGGGTGAAAAGATTTCGGAGAATACCATTGACAACTTGCTGTTGGCACCGAACAAAATAGTAATACCCGAGCGTTACATACCAGAAACA ACGCCTGAACTGTCGCCCGAGGAGAAGAAGCGTCGTCAGGAGAAGGTCGAGTCCATTAAGAAAATGCTGTCAGAGGCGCCGATTAGCAGCAAT GAGAACGAGAGCCTGCCGCCGAGCAAAATTACCGCCGAAAAGAAGCAGCGCGAACACCTGCTGCAACTCAACCAAATTTTGGCTCAGCAAGTGATGCAGGTCAGCAAGATCGTGGCCG ATGATTAA